The Alkalihalobacillus sp. LMS6 genomic interval TCTGTTCAAATTGGGTAATATTTTATTTTTCTCTAGGTTGTTAGAAGGGAAGTATCCTGTTACATCAAGTATGATTCCGAATCAATCAAGAACGAGCTTTATTTTAAAAACAAAACCACTTCTTCAAACGTTAGAGAGAGCCTTGCTTTTATCTCGAGAAGCTAAAAATAATGTGATTAACATGAAGACGCTTGGAGAAGAAGAGATTGAAATTTCATCGACTTCACAAGAAGTAGGGAAAGTAACGGAGCAAATGGCTGTTGAAAGATTCGAAGGAGAAGAATTAAGAATTTCGTTTAACGGTAAAAATATCATTGATGCGCTTAAAGTCATTGATAGTGAAGAAATTCATCTGATGTTCACTGGTGCGATGAGCCCATTTGTTATTCGTCCGATTGAATCAGATCGTTATTTACACCTCTTTTCACCGGTAAGGACATATTAATACCGATATATGAAAAAAGGTTGGCTAGATTCAATTCGTTTAGTACAATAGAGAAAGAGATTATTTTAGAGCGAACAATCCGATACAGCTAACAAATTTAGAGACAGCATTCATTTGACGTGTGCTGTCTTCCCTTCGTCTAGCAGATGGTGAGGTGCACGGAATGGAACAAATAGAAATTCAATCAGAGTTTATTACGCTTGGTCAATTATTAAAAGAGACAGGCGCTATTGATACAGGTGGCATGGCTAAATGGTATTTAAGTGAATATGTCGTATACGTAAATGGTGAACCGGAAAATCGTCGTGGGAAAAAGTTGCGCCATGATGATCAAATTGATTTAGAGGACGGGCAAACCTTTTTAATCGTTTCTAAGGTGTAAAGATGTTAATTAGAAAAATTGAATTAACATCGTACCGAAATTACGAACATACGGCATTATCGTTCGGCGAAAAAGTGAATGTTTTTATTGGTGAAAATGCGCAAGGGAAAACTAATTTACTTGAGGCAATTTACGTAATAGCACTTGCAAAGTCACATCGTTCGAGTAAAGACAAAGAGCTGATTCGTTTTGATAAAGACTTTTCACGGGTCCATGTAGAAGCTGAAAACCGAACGGGACAAGTTGAACTTGATTTCATTATTTCGCAAAAAGGAAAGCGCGGAAAAATTAATGGACTTGAACAAAAGCGACTAAGTGATTATGTAGGGACGATTAATGTTGTCATGTTTGCACCAGAAGATCTTGAGCTTGTGAAAGGCAGTCCTCAAATAAGACGACGGTTTATTGATATTGAACTTGGACAAATTAGCCCAGTTTATCTTTATGAACTTTCTCACTATGGGAAAATTATTAAGCAACGAAATGTCTTGCTCAAAGATATGCAGATAAAGAGGTCAACAGATTTTACGATGCTCGATATTCTTACGGATCAAATGATTGAGCGGGCCGCGTTTATTACAAAAAAGCGAGCCGAGTTTACGACACAGCTCGAAAAGTGGGCTGTTCCGATCCATCAATCAATAAGTCGAGGGAAAGAGGCGCTCCGCCTGGAATATATCCCGTCTTTAGAGGTATCAGACAAAGGAAATCTGTCGAAAATAAAAGTAGACATGCAAACGAAGTACGAAGCGAAAAAAACAGAAGAGGTTAGAAGAGGAACGACTTTGTTCGGCCCGCACCGAGATGACTTGGCTTTTACGATAAACGATCTTGATGTGCAGAAGTATGGGTCACAAGGACAGCAACGAACAACGGCGTTATCTCTTAAATTAGCAGAGATCGACTTAATCCATGATGAAGTAGGCGAATTCCCTATTCTTTTACTGGATGACGTGCTATCAGAACTAGATGATTATCGACAGTCCCATTTACTAGAAACCATTCAAAATCGAGTACAGACGTTTGTAACAACAACGTCAATTAGTGGACTACATGAACGTGTACGTGAAGAAGCGTGCATTTTTACTGTAAATCAAGGCGAAGTCAAACGAATGGAGTAAGCGATGTATATTCATGTAGGTGGAGATATTATTTTACCAATTAACCGTGTTGTTGGTATTTTTCCATATGAAGAAGAAGCGTTACCGAAAGATACGCTCGCTTTTCTTGAAAATCAAACCATACAGAAAACATGCATTGGAAATGTTACAGACGCCATTAAGAGTGTAGTTGTGACAAATCATCATGTGTATTATTCCCCAGTTTCCACTCAAACCCTCTATAAACGCTCGAATGAGAATGTGTTAGATCGTTTAGCTGAGGATGAAGAAGGATCAATTGGTTAAGGACCCCTAATGAGAAGGTGAAAAATTTTGGAAAATGAACAAAATCAAACGTATGATGAAAGTCAGATACAAGTACTTGAAGGATTAGAAGCTGTAAGAAAGCGTCCGGGTATGTATATCGGCTCAACAAGTCAAAAAGGACTACACCACCTTGTGTGGGAAATTGTTGACAATAGTATTGATGAGGCGATGGCCGGTTACTGTGATACGATTTCTTTAACGATTGAGAAAGATAACTCAATAACGGTTGAAGACAATGGTCGTGGTATACCTGTTGGGATCCAAGAAAAGATGGGTCGACCTGCAGTAGAAGTTATTATGACTGTGCTTCACGCTGGCGGAAAATTTGGTGGAGGCGGATATAAAGTCTCTGGTGGACTGCACGGCGTAGGAGCTTCAGTTGTTAATGCGTTATCTACGTACTTGGAAGTAAACGTCCATTTAGACGGTAAAATTCATAAACAATCTTACTCTAGAGGGGTTCCACAAGAAGATCTTAACGTAATTGGTGAAACAGAAAAGACTGGTACAGTCATCATGTTTAAACCCGATGGTGAAATTTTTAAGGAAACGCTAGAGTTTGATTTCGACACGCTCTCGACCCGAGTGCGAGAACTTGCCTTTTTAAATAAAGGCCTAACGATTCAAATAGCAGATAAACGAGCTGAGGAAGAAAAACAAGCGACATTCTATTACGAAGGCGGAATTTCTTCTTTTGTCACGCATTTAAACCGTACGAAAGAAGCACTACATGAAGAACCAATTCATGTAGAAGGAGAGAAAGAAGGCCTTACTGTGGAAGTAGCCGTTCAGTATAACGATGGC includes:
- the recF gene encoding DNA replication/repair protein RecF, whose amino-acid sequence is MLIRKIELTSYRNYEHTALSFGEKVNVFIGENAQGKTNLLEAIYVIALAKSHRSSKDKELIRFDKDFSRVHVEAENRTGQVELDFIISQKGKRGKINGLEQKRLSDYVGTINVVMFAPEDLELVKGSPQIRRRFIDIELGQISPVYLYELSHYGKIIKQRNVLLKDMQIKRSTDFTMLDILTDQMIERAAFITKKRAEFTTQLEKWAVPIHQSISRGKEALRLEYIPSLEVSDKGNLSKIKVDMQTKYEAKKTEEVRRGTTLFGPHRDDLAFTINDLDVQKYGSQGQQRTTALSLKLAEIDLIHDEVGEFPILLLDDVLSELDDYRQSHLLETIQNRVQTFVTTTSISGLHERVREEACIFTVNQGEVKRME
- the yaaA gene encoding S4 domain-containing protein YaaA produces the protein MEQIEIQSEFITLGQLLKETGAIDTGGMAKWYLSEYVVYVNGEPENRRGKKLRHDDQIDLEDGQTFLIVSKV
- the remB gene encoding extracellular matrix regulator RemB — encoded protein: MYIHVGGDIILPINRVVGIFPYEEEALPKDTLAFLENQTIQKTCIGNVTDAIKSVVVTNHHVYYSPVSTQTLYKRSNENVLDRLAEDEEGSIG